In the genome of Candidatus Aminicenantes bacterium, the window CTGCTCCTGCGGGCTTTGGACGCGGCCCGGGAGGCCGGGGTCTCCGGCACGGACGAGGCGTCGCTGCTCGAACGGCTGGGCCTGCCGGTCATGATCGTCCCCGGCGATCTCCGCAACCTCAAGATCACGTCCCCGTTGGACCTGACCGCGGCGGAGGCCTTCCTTGGACGCTAGTTGTGCGTCCCGGAAATTCGTTGAGATGAATCTGAACTTGGAAGACGCACAACCGCTGGGGAGTATGAGGGGGGCGGCGAAGCCTCCCTCAGGGGGTCAGCGCAGCGCCGAGGGGGGAGCTTGTCTCCCCCCTGGAAGTGTCCCGTCTCCAGGGCGATCATGGGAGTTATCTTCATGAGACGGGACACTAGGATCGGGCTGGGATACGATTTACACCGACTGGTCAAAGGGCGCCCGCTCTTCTTAGGCGGCGTCGAGATCCCGCATGACCGGGGCTTGTTGGGGCATTCCGACGGCGACGCCCTCATCCACGCCGTCATCGACGCCCTGCTGGGGGCCGCGGGCCAAGGCGACATCGGGACGCTGTTTCCGGACACCGACGTGCGCTATAAAGGCGCCCGCAGCCTCGAGTTGCTGGATGCCGTCATGGCCGGGCTGAAGAAGCGCCGGTTGGCCGTCCGCCACGTGGACGTGGTGGTCGTGGCCGAGCGGCCGAAAATCGGACCACATGTCGCGGCCATCAAGGCCGCGCTCTGTCCGCGGCTCGGGATCCGGCCGGACCGGCTGGGGATCAAAGCCAAGACCAACGAGGCGACCGGGCTCATCGGTCGCGGCGGCGCCATC includes:
- the ispF gene encoding 2-C-methyl-D-erythritol 2,4-cyclodiphosphate synthase — encoded protein: MRRDTRIGLGYDLHRLVKGRPLFLGGVEIPHDRGLLGHSDGDALIHAVIDALLGAAGQGDIGTLFPDTDVRYKGARSLELLDAVMAGLKKRRLAVRHVDVVVVAERPKIGPHVAAIKAALCPRLGIRPDRLGIKAKTNEATGLIGRGGAIACWAVALLSPGGQKKSPRKIS